Genomic DNA from Candidatus Rokuibacteriota bacterium:
GGATCGGAACGTCGAGCTGCTGGCGGAGGGGTTGCTCACCGAGGTACGCCCCCAGGTGTCGTTCGCCGACATCAAGAAGGGCGAGGAGCTGTCACGGATTGAACGCCACGTCGCGCAACGCAAGAGCCTCAAGGTGATTACCAAGTGAACGCGAGTGACGAGTTCGGTGTTTCCCAAGTCGTCGACGCTTAGCCTGAGGTGACGAGGGTGGCCGAAACCGAGCGTCCGTCGAGCGAGAAAGACCCGGAAGGAGTGTGGGAATACCTCCGCCGACGCAGCGAGCTGGATCGGGAGATCCAATCGAAGTTCGCTCGCCCGGTGACCATCATGTTCACCGATATCAAGGGCTCCACGACGTTCTTCGACATGCGCGGCGACATCGAAGGGATCACCATGCTCCAGCGCCACAACGACCTGGTCTTTCCCCCCATTGAGGCGACTGGGGGGCGGGTGGTGAAGCGGCTGGGTGATGGCCTCATGGCGACCTTCCCGGGGCCCGCCAATGCGGTCCGGTCGGCAAGGGAGATCCAGCGGGTGCTGGCCGACTTCAACAAGGGTCGGTCTGAGCGGGAGCAGATCCACCTGCGGATCGGTATCAACGCTGGGATGGGGATCGTGGAAGAGCAGGACGTCTTTGGCGATGTGGTCAACGCCGCCGCCCGCGTCCAGGGCCTTGCCGAGCCCGACCAGATCCTGGTGACGGAGTCGGTCTATACAGAGGCGAGTCCGGAGCTCGGGACCGCACTGTTCCTCCCCGTCGGTGCCTCGGCGCTCAAGGGGAAGTTGGAGAACGTGATTCTCTACGAGGTGGTCTGGTCCCCGGAGCTGAGCAGTCTCCGCGCGGCGGTCCGCGGCGTCCCCGAGGGACCGCGCAAGGTCTTTGTCCTGGAGCTTTCCCGGCTTGCCGGCCGCCTGAAGGTCTCCAGCTACGAGCGGCTAGAGGGTGAGGAGAAAACCCTTCGCGCCTATGAAGAGTTGGAGTTTGACGAGGCGGAGCTGAGTGAACCCGTCCAGCGGGTCGGAGCTATCCTCGAGGCGGGAGACCGGGAGGGGCGGGTTGCGAAGCCGGACCTCGAAGATCTCGCCCGGCTCGGCCAGTTCCTCTACGAACGGCTCCTTCCTCCCCAGACCCGGGACAAGCTGGCACAGAGTGCGGTCCTGGAGCTGATGCTGGCCATCGACGATCAGCTCGTTCAGATTCCCTGGGAGCTGCTGCACGACGGCCGGGAGTTCCTTTGCCTACGGTTTGGGATCGGTCGGGTGGTCAGCACACCTCAGCCGGTGGCCCCGGGCAAGCTACGGGAGCTCCAGAGCCCACTTCGGATCGGGATCGTTACAGATCCCCGGGGCAACCTCCCAGGCGCGCGGCGGGAGGGGACCCAGCTGATGGCGCAGTTCGGCAGCCGGCCGGAGTTTCGCGTGGTGGCGCCAGCGAAGATGGTTACCCGGGAGGAATTCCTCACCCACTTCACTACGTGCGACGTGATCCACTTCGCGGGCCATGCTGAGTTCGACGCCGCGGCCCCGGCCGCTAGCAGCTTTCTCCTATCCGACGGCCGGTTGCCAGCAGCCGAGCTCGGCAAGCTCAGGAACGGGGAGACCGTCCCAAGCCTGATCTTCTTGAACGCGTGTCAGTCGGGACAAACTCCGGAGTGGAGAGGGCCAGAGTTGGCCACCAAAGTCTTCGGGCTCGCCAACGCAATCCTCCTCACGGGGGTGAAGCACTACATCGGCAGCGTCCGGGCCGTTCAGGACCGGTCAGGCTACCAGTACGCCGTCGAGTTCTACCGCCAGCTCGGAAACGGGCAGACGGTCGGGGTCGCGATCCGCGAGGCTCGGCGAGCGCTGGTGGAGCGCTACGGCAAGGCCTCGCTGGCGTGGGCCACCTATGTCCTCTACGGCGATCCCACCTCCAGGTATCTCCCGCAGCGGGCCGAGGTCCCAAAGCGAATCCGCGTGGGTCGGCGCGCCCGGCTTGTGCTGGCGGGCAGCGTCGCCGGGTTGATTGTGCTCCTCTCGGGAGGCCTCTTCCTCACCGGCTTTCCAACCGGCCCCGGGCAGCAGTCGCTCTTGGAAGCGGCCTACCGGAAGCTCGACGCGGGTCAGCTCGAGGAGGCAGCGCGGGACTTTCAGGCGTTGGTGGGAGCCCGTCCAGCGGTGGCGTACGAGGGGCTGGCAGCCGTAGCGCTCAAGCAGAACGAGCTGGCCAAAGCTGAGAGTCTTTGCGCCGATGCCCTGCGACTGGATTCCCGGCGCGCCAGTTGCCTGCTCATCCAGGGCGACGTCCGGCTCCTCAAGGGCGACCTTGAGCACGCCGGAGGGGCCTACGAGGCAGTGCTGGCCCTCTCGGGGGTGACGGCGGCCCAGCAGGCTACGGCCTACAATCGGGTCGGGCGGCTGGCGGCTGAGCGGGGGCATACGGACCGGGCTGCGACAGCCTATGCCAAGGCGCAGGAGCTCGACCCCCAGAACTGGGAGAGCCTGAGCAATCTGGGTGCGCTCCTCCGACGACAGGGGCGGCACGCTGAGGCCGTGGGGCTCTTCGAAAAGGCCGCTGCGCTCCGACCTGACGACCCCATGGTTCAGACGCTCTTGAAAGAGAGCCGGGAAGCGGAGACCCTCACCAAGGATCGTGAGCGTCAGCGCCGCGTCAATGAGCTGGTGGAAGAGTTAACGCAGCGCTACAAGCGGGGCGACGTGGTTCGCCTCCCGGCCGACCCAGACGAGTGGACTTCAAAGCCCCTCACCCTCTCCTTCATTGGGCTGGAAACCCGCGGGCGCGTGCCGTTTCGCGAAGGGGAGCACGACTTCTTCCTCCTCAAGCTGGGTCAGGTGCTTGAGGCAGAGACCCGGGTCCGCCTGGTGGAGCGGAACGTGCTCGACAAGCTCCTGAACGAGCTGAAGCTGAGCACCTCTGTCCTCGTCGATCCCCAGACCGCGCTTCGGCTCGGGCGGTTGCTCTCGGCGCGCCTGATCTCGGTGGGGAGCATCGCAGCCGGGGGTGGCGAGTGGCAACTGACGCTCCGGGTCATCGAGACCGAGACTTCGGCCGTGACCGCGTCCGTGGCTCAGGCTTTCCCATTGAGCCAGCCAAGCCGCGAGGCCGCGGAGCTGGTGGGCAAGCAGCTTACGCAGCGGCTGGTTCGCGCCTATCCGCTTCGGGCTCGGGTGGTGGAGGTAAGCAACGGGGACGTCACGCTCAACGTCGGAACCGCTGAGGGTGCAGTCCCGGGGCTGCGGCTCCAACTCCTCCGGGAAGGCCCGCAGGGTCGGCGCGAGCTGGTGGCTGCGGTAGAGCTGGTTGAGGTCCAGGAGAAACGCTCCCGGGCCAAGGTGGTGGAGGCGCGTGGCCACGTCGCGGCGGGACTCAAGGCGCTCCA
This window encodes:
- a CDS encoding CHAT domain-containing protein produces the protein MAETERPSSEKDPEGVWEYLRRRSELDREIQSKFARPVTIMFTDIKGSTTFFDMRGDIEGITMLQRHNDLVFPPIEATGGRVVKRLGDGLMATFPGPANAVRSAREIQRVLADFNKGRSEREQIHLRIGINAGMGIVEEQDVFGDVVNAAARVQGLAEPDQILVTESVYTEASPELGTALFLPVGASALKGKLENVILYEVVWSPELSSLRAAVRGVPEGPRKVFVLELSRLAGRLKVSSYERLEGEEKTLRAYEELEFDEAELSEPVQRVGAILEAGDREGRVAKPDLEDLARLGQFLYERLLPPQTRDKLAQSAVLELMLAIDDQLVQIPWELLHDGREFLCLRFGIGRVVSTPQPVAPGKLRELQSPLRIGIVTDPRGNLPGARREGTQLMAQFGSRPEFRVVAPAKMVTREEFLTHFTTCDVIHFAGHAEFDAAAPAASSFLLSDGRLPAAELGKLRNGETVPSLIFLNACQSGQTPEWRGPELATKVFGLANAILLTGVKHYIGSVRAVQDRSGYQYAVEFYRQLGNGQTVGVAIREARRALVERYGKASLAWATYVLYGDPTSRYLPQRAEVPKRIRVGRRARLVLAGSVAGLIVLLSGGLFLTGFPTGPGQQSLLEAAYRKLDAGQLEEAARDFQALVGARPAVAYEGLAAVALKQNELAKAESLCADALRLDSRRASCLLIQGDVRLLKGDLEHAGGAYEAVLALSGVTAAQQATAYNRVGRLAAERGHTDRAATAYAKAQELDPQNWESLSNLGALLRRQGRHAEAVGLFEKAAALRPDDPMVQTLLKESREAETLTKDRERQRRVNELVEELTQRYKRGDVVRLPADPDEWTSKPLTLSFIGLETRGRVPFREGEHDFFLLKLGQVLEAETRVRLVERNVLDKLLNELKLSTSVLVDPQTALRLGRLLSARLISVGSIAAGGGEWQLTLRVIETETSAVTASVAQAFPLSQPSREAAELVGKQLTQRLVRAYPLRARVVEVSNGDVTLNVGTAEGAVPGLRLQLLREGPQGRRELVAAVELVEVQEKRSRAKVVEARGHVAAGLKALQVP